A stretch of DNA from Nitrospirota bacterium:
TGTCGTGGGGTCCAGGCCGTGGTCCGCCGTGACGATGAGATAGTCTCCCTTGCGAAGCCCCTCGGCGAAGCCCCCGAGCCACCCGTCGAACTCCTCCAGCGCCTCCCGGAAACCCCGGGTGTCGTTCCGGTGCCCGTAAAGGGTATCGAAGTCCACCAGGTTCGCGAAAACCAGGCCTTCCCGAAAGCTCTTCTGCAAACCGCTCAGCTTCTGCATGCCGTCGCGGTTCCCCTCGGTCCTTACCGTGCGGCTGAAGCCCCGTCCGGCGAACATGTCGGAGACCTTGCCCACCGAGACGACCTCCACCCGTCGGGCATGGAGACGCTCGACAAGGGTCTCCTCGGGCGGGGGCAGGGAGAAGTCCTTTCTCCGGTACGTCCTTCTGAAGGGAGGGCCGACGAAGGGGCGGGCGATGACGCGCTGCACGTGGTGGGGAGGGCGGAGGACCTCGCGGGCCGTACGGCAGATGGCGTAGAGTTCCTCCACGGGTATCACGTCCTCGTGGGCGGCCACCTGAAAGACGCTGTCGGCCGACGTATAGACGATGGGCTGGCCCGTGCGCATGTGCATGCGCCCCCATCGCTCGATGATCTCGGTGCCCGAGGCGGGCCCGCTCCAGAGGGCCGCCCGGCCGATGCGCCGCTCGAACTCCTCCCGCACCTCCAGGGGAAAGCCCCCGGGATAGGTGGGGAAGGGCTCCTCGGTTTTGATTCCCATCATCTCCCAGTGCCCCGTGATGGTGTCTTTCCCTCTGGAGAGCTCCCGCATCTTTCCCGAGGAGGCCCGGGGCCGGGCTGAAGGAGGCACGCCCTTTATCTCGACGACATTGCCCAGGCCCATGCCCTCGAGGGTGGGCAGGGAAAGGCCGCCCTCCGCTCGGGCCAGGTTCCCCAGGGTGTTGCTGCCCGCATCGCCGTATTGCGCGGCGTCGGGCGACTCCCCCGCGCCCACGCCGTCGAGCACTATGACTCCGCTCGGGCCAGGTTCCCCAGGGTGTTGCTGCCCGCATCGCCGTATTGCGCGGCGTCGGGCGACTCCCCCGCGCCCACGCCGTCGAGCACTATGAGAAACACCCTGGCCACCATGGGGATTAGTCTACCACGGGAGGGGGCGGCGGGGCGCCTTCATGTAGGCTGGCTTCCGCCCTTCCGGTCATCACCCCCGGGTGTCTGGAAAGAGCTATTTTCAGCACTTTTCCGCATGCTTGGGCGCGGGAGGGCTCTTTAGACTTTTCTCCCGTTAATCCTTTATAATCAATGGATGTTCAAGGCTCCGGTCCACAAAGACAACATCCTTGTGCTGGATTTCGGCTCCCAGTACACCCAGCTTATCGCGCGGAGAATCCGCGAGCAGAGGGTCTACTCCGAGATAATGCCCTTTAACGTCCCGCTGGAGGAGATAAAGGCCCATGACCCCAGGGGCATCATCCTCTCCGGCGGCCCCGCGAGCGTCTACGACGCGGGCGCCCCTCTGCCGGACCCCGGGATTTTTTCCCTGGGGGTGCCGGTCCTGGGCATCTGCTACGGGATGCAGGTGATGGCGCACATGCTCGGAGGCAAGGTGGCCGGCTCCCTGAGGCGGGAATACGGCCGTGCCGACCTCATGGTGGACAGCGACGCCGACCTCCTCTGGGGAGTGTCCAGGACCACCCGGGTCTGGATGAGCCACGGGGACCGCATAGAGACCCTTCCCCCGGGGTTCGGGAGCATCGCGCACACCTCCAACGCACCCCTGGCGGCCATGAGCCATCCGGGCGCACGGCAATACGCCCTTCAGTTTCATCCCGAAGTGGCGCACACCCCGGAGGGTTTGCGCATCCTGAGGAATTTCGTCTTTGACATCTGCGGGGCCGAGCCCACCTGGCGGATGCAGTCCTTCATCGACTGGGCCGTCGCGGAGGTGAGGCGGCAGGTGGGAAGCAAGAGGGTCATCTGCGCGCTGAGCGGAGGGGTGGACTCCTCCGTGGCCGCTCTTCTGGTGCATAAGGCCGTGGGGGACAACCTGACGTGCATCTACGTGGACAACGGCCTCATGCGGAAGGGGGAGACCGAGAAGGTCATCGACACCTTCGGGCGGCACTTCACCACCAAGCTCATCGCCGTGGACGCCCGGGAGCGCTTCCTCGGAAAGCTCCAGGGGGTGGCCGAGCCCGAGGAGAAAAGGAAGATTATCGGCAACGAGTTCATCGCCGTCTTCGAGGAAGAGGCCGGCAGGATAGAGGGCGTGGAGTTTCTTGTGCAGGGCACCCTCTATCCGGACGTCATCGAGAGCGTCTCGTTCAAGGGCCC
This window harbors:
- a CDS encoding phosphopentomutase, whose product is MVLDGVGAGESPDAAQYGDAGSNTLGNLARAEGGLSLPTLEGMGLGNVVEIKGVPPSARPRASSGKMRELSRGKDTITGHWEMMGIKTEEPFPTYPGGFPLEVREEFERRIGRAALWSGPASGTEIIERWGRMHMRTGQPIVYTSADSVFQVAAHEDVIPVEELYAICRTAREVLRPPHHVQRVIARPFVGPPFRRTYRRKDFSLPPPEETLVERLHARRVEVVSVGKVSDMFAGRGFSRTVRTEGNRDGMQKLSGLQKSFREGLVFANLVDFDTLYGHRNDTRGFREALEEFDGWLGGFAEGLRKGDYLIVTADHGLDPTTPSTDHSREYVPVVFCGPEVRPHDLGIREGFWDVGRTVADIFGLVEFTRGKGFLSS
- the guaA gene encoding glutamine-hydrolyzing GMP synthase, translated to MFKAPVHKDNILVLDFGSQYTQLIARRIREQRVYSEIMPFNVPLEEIKAHDPRGIILSGGPASVYDAGAPLPDPGIFSLGVPVLGICYGMQVMAHMLGGKVAGSLRREYGRADLMVDSDADLLWGVSRTTRVWMSHGDRIETLPPGFGSIAHTSNAPLAAMSHPGARQYALQFHPEVAHTPEGLRILRNFVFDICGAEPTWRMQSFIDWAVAEVRRQVGSKRVICALSGGVDSSVAALLVHKAVGDNLTCIYVDNGLMRKGETEKVIDTFGRHFTTKLIAVDARERFLGKLQGVAEPEEKRKIIGNEFIAVFEEEAGRIEGVEFLVQGTLYPDVIESVSFKGPSAVIKSHHNVGGLPEVMKLKLVEPLRELFKDEVRAVGEELGLPEEICWRHPFPGPGLAIRCLGPVSAERVEVLKQADAIVLEEVKRAGLYRELWQAFAVLLPVRSVGVMGDERTYENVMALRAVTSVDAMTADWARIPYEVLGIISNRVINEVKGINRVVYDISSKPPSTIEWE